A single genomic interval of Corylus avellana chromosome ca10, CavTom2PMs-1.0 harbors:
- the LOC132163814 gene encoding NAC domain-containing protein 2-like → MYFFNPNGTHPNRAVGDGFWMPSAADKQVKDLTNTLIGFKKTLVFYKGKFPKGESTNWLMHEYRIINPPFRPKIDQNDMKLDDWTLCRIYKKGQNRAEDEDAPHGVVGGGADDGLVPAHDELQAQVGQTGDNGPVPGLEIWEEYLIEENGLEF, encoded by the exons ATGTACTTTTTTAACCCAAATGGAACTCATCCAAATCGAGCAGTTGGAGATGGATTCTGGATGCCTTCTGCAGCAGACAAGCAAGTTAAAGATTTGACAAACACTCTTATTGGGTTTAAGAAGACACTGGTTTTCTACAAAGGAAAATTTCCAAAGGGTGAAAGCACTAACTGGCTTATGCATGAATATAGAATCATCAATCCACCTTTTCGGCCCAAAATTGATCAAAATGATATGAAa TTGGACGATTGGACTCTATGCAGGATCTATAAGAAAGGACAGAACAGGGCGGAGGACGAGGATGCGCCACATGGGGTCGTAGGAGGCGGAGCTGATGATGGGCTGGTTCCTGCTCATGATGAACTTCAGGCCCAAGTTGGCCAGACGGGTGACAATGGGCCCGTGCCTGGCCTGGAGATTTGGgaggaatatttaattgaagaaaatggaCTTGAATTTTAG